The Calditrichota bacterium nucleotide sequence ATCTTTGCTTATTCACAGGATACTTTTAAAAGAAACAGATGACACACCCCGTCCCCGCCTGAGGCGGTGCCATCCCTCTCAAGAGGGGACTTGTTGGAAGGCGGGTGAGTTAGAGAATGTTCGAGGAGATTACAAAACTCAATTTGCTTTATAAGCAAAAGGAGATTGTTTTTGCATGGAGTTTTGGAATCCTGACGTCCCCTCTATCAAGAGGGGATTTAGGGGTGTGTTCTTTTAATCTTTTCATATTCACAGGATACTTTTGAAAGAAAAGATGACGTACCCCTTTCTGTGTTTTGGAATCTTAGCAGCACCACTCAATCAATGGCTGGATCAGACATGAAAAAATACCCTGCAATTGCGTTAATCGAATTTTCAAGTATTGCCAATGGAATTCTGTCCGGCGATGCAATGGTCAAAAAGGCCCCGATCACCATGTTGAAATCCGGGACGGTTTCACGGGGGAATTACCTGATTCTGATTGGCGGCAGTGTAGCCTCTGTGGAGGAGGCCTTTGCCGAAGGTCTTACCACCGGGGACAAATTTGTTGTGGACAAGGTGATCCTGCCGGATGTCCACCCTCAGGTTCACGATGCCATTCTGGGGAACAAAAATTCCTGCGAAAAAGATGCCATCGGCGTGATCGAAACCACAACGGTTGCCACCACCATTCGTGCGGCCGATGCCGGCATCAAGGGAGCGTCCGTCAGTATTCTGGAGATGCGACTGGCTGACGGAATGGGAGGGAAGTCCTTTACGATTTTTTCGGGTGCCGTGGAAGATGTGGAATCGGCCCTCGAAATTGCCCGAAATTCGGTTGAAAAACCGGAATTCTGGTTGAACAGTACGCTTATTCCCCGATTGGATCCGGAAATGGTACGACAAATTGAAGCCACCACCCGCTTTTCGGTGGGACGTCCGCAAATTCTTGAAAATGGGGAGATCTAAAATGCTTCTGGGAAAAGTAATCGGAACCGTAACACCGAGTGCCGTTTACGAGGGACTCACCGGGGTTCCCATGCTTCTGATTCAACCCCTGGACAAGCACCGCAAGCCGGCGGGCTCGCCGCTGGTTGCCGCAGATTCCACACGAATGGCCGGTCCGGGTGAATTGATTTTGTACGAGGGAGGACGCGAAGCGGCTCTGGCGTTGGACCCCTGGTTTGTACCGGTAGATCACGCAGTCATTGGCATTGTGGATGATGTTCATCTCTTGACTCCGGAGGAGCCATGATTCTGGGAAGGGTTGCAGGTGCGGTATATGCCACTATTCAGCACCCGTTTTACGACAATCGGCGGCTGCTGGTAGTGGATGTGTTGGATGCCCGGGGACATCTTACGGGAGATTACCTGATTGCCGTGGATTCCGTGGACGCCGGCAGCGGCGAGACCGTTCTGGTTGTAAATGAGGGGAATTCGGCCCGCCAGATTGTGGACGACGCTACGGCCCCCATTCGGTCCATTATTGTCGGCGTGGTGGATCGGGTGGATTAGACCGGGGTGACAGATTTTAATTGAACATGTGAGAATAAAACAGGGAGTTTCATGTTAACGGATTGGGAAATTCGCCGCAGCATTGTGGCTTATGGGAAGCGCGTTCACGACGCGGGATTAGTGGCCGCCAACGATGGCAATATTTCTGTACGCGTTATGGGCGACCGAGTTATGATCACACCCAGCGGCAGCGCTCTGGGAAACTTGGATGTGGAGAATATGGTGTATGTCGATTTGTCGGGTCAGATTTTATCCGGGCGTATGAAGCCCTCTTCGGAAATGCCCATGCATCTTGCCATTTACCGGAAGCGGCCGGACGTGTCTGCTATTATTCATACGCACCCGCCGGTCTCAACGGCTTTCTCGGTGGCCCGAATTTCTCTTTCGGAACCCGTTTTACCCGAAGTGATTCTCGGATTTGGTGAGATTCCCGTCGCTCCATACGCGACCCCCGGTACGCCCGAAGGCGGGCAGATTTTGGACGCGATCATTGAGACCCACGATGTCGTTATCCTGGACCACCACGGAGCCATTGCCGTTGGCGCAACATTGGAAGAAGCCTTTCAGAAAATGGAAAGGCTGGAGCACACGGCAAAAACCCTGCTGGCGGCCCACCAGTTAGGCGGCGTTTCGGTTCTTCCTGACGAAGAAGTGGAAAAATTAAAACTGCTGCGGCGGAAGCAATTGGGTTACGACTAATAATTAGGTATGAAACGATGTCCAAAAACTTTTGTGTGATGATTGGGGATATTGTTCGTTCAAAGTCCATTGAAGATCGGGAAGCGGCTCAGGAAAAGCTGAAATTGGCCATGAAACGGGTCAATGCGGATTTTGCTTCTGAATTTTGGGCACCTTTTGTGATTACGCGTGGGGATGAAATCGCCGCCGTTCTTATTTCGTTTGTGCACGTGAATGATATAATGAATGAATTGCAGCGGAATTTTTTCCCCTTTCGCTTGCGGTTTGGGATTGCCCAGGGCGAATTGACGACTGCATTGGAATCTCATTTGGCCACGGAGATTGATGGACCTGCATTTTATTCTGCATCTGCTATGATCGATAAAGCTCGCGAAAAAAATCATTTGGCTTATTTCCAATTGGGTAATGATGTATTAGATCGAGCTGTTTCCAGTCTGAAAAATGCCATTGGGCTGTTACAATCGGACTGGACATTGCGCCAGACAGAAGTGTTTTACAGATTTGTTGAGCTTAGAAATCAATATGATGTGGCACGCATCTTACAAATTAAACAACCCACAGTCAAAAAAACCTTGAGCTCAATTCACTCCAAAGAAATATTGAGTTTTGAAGAAGACATAAATTATTTGCTCCAGAATTACGATCAGGTATGCATATAAATGATAGCCTATAAAGGCTATTAATAGTAAAAGATAGCCATAAAAGGCTATTAATTCCACGTATCGGGATTTGAAGAAATGTTTCATTTTGTCTGGTATATTACGGGGGCTATTCTTGTAGCGGCCTACTTTTTTGCGTTTATGTTTGGAAGCATTCTCGTAAAATTTGTTGTAAAAAAGTGAGTCCCGTTCGCACCTCAAAAATTAGACCCATTGTCTGGAATGTGGGCACTATGATTGGTTTGTGCGAAACGTTCATTGTGATTACATTTATTCTTTTTAATCAATTTTCCGCTTTGGCTCTGGTTGTTGCCGCAAAATCTTTGGTTCGAATGAAAAAGATGGAGGAGCAGCCCGAATACTATCTTCTGGGGACATTTCTGAATATTAGCTTTTCAATCCTAATTGGAAGTCTCCTTAAAATCTTTTTATTTGGTTAACCTTTTTTTGCGATTGATGTGCGAATAGTAAGACAGTACAAAAGAATCTTTTCCCCGTTTTGTCATTCCCACCCTTTTTCCTTGAGAAGTTGCCTTAAATTTTATATATTTTGAGGAATCACCTACGGAATGTCGAGGTTGTCTGAAAAAGCGGCGGTCTTTGAGACTCGAAAACGCAAAGAGAAAAAAATCATTTCTCCGTGGTTCTTTTTTTTCAATCTTTGCTTCTTT carries:
- a CDS encoding BMC domain-containing protein, with protein sequence MKKYPAIALIEFSSIANGILSGDAMVKKAPITMLKSGTVSRGNYLILIGGSVASVEEAFAEGLTTGDKFVVDKVILPDVHPQVHDAILGNKNSCEKDAIGVIETTTVATTIRAADAGIKGASVSILEMRLADGMGGKSFTIFSGAVEDVESALEIARNSVEKPEFWLNSTLIPRLDPEMVRQIEATTRFSVGRPQILENGEI
- a CDS encoding EutN/CcmL family microcompartment protein encodes the protein MILGRVAGAVYATIQHPFYDNRRLLVVDVLDARGHLTGDYLIAVDSVDAGSGETVLVVNEGNSARQIVDDATAPIRSIIVGVVDRVD
- a CDS encoding class II aldolase/adducin family protein, with the protein product MLTDWEIRRSIVAYGKRVHDAGLVAANDGNISVRVMGDRVMITPSGSALGNLDVENMVYVDLSGQILSGRMKPSSEMPMHLAIYRKRPDVSAIIHTHPPVSTAFSVARISLSEPVLPEVILGFGEIPVAPYATPGTPEGGQILDAIIETHDVVILDHHGAIAVGATLEEAFQKMERLEHTAKTLLAAHQLGGVSVLPDEEVEKLKLLRRKQLGYD
- a CDS encoding ethanolamine utilization protein EutN, producing MLLGKVIGTVTPSAVYEGLTGVPMLLIQPLDKHRKPAGSPLVAADSTRMAGPGELILYEGGREAALALDPWFVPVDHAVIGIVDDVHLLTPEEP